A region of Arthrobacter sp. FB24 DNA encodes the following proteins:
- a CDS encoding NADH-quinone oxidoreductase subunit NuoK has translation MSLPLVLVAAAALFSVGLYGALSQQVVVMVMMGLELMINGVILAAAGFWWFLAPAPDGQVLLLVVIAAMTVEMALGFAVATLLHRSQQTDMTDMAKELSE, from the coding sequence ATGAGTCTGCCCCTTGTCCTGGTGGCTGCCGCCGCGCTCTTCAGCGTGGGACTTTACGGCGCACTGTCCCAGCAGGTGGTCGTCATGGTCATGATGGGACTGGAACTGATGATCAACGGCGTCATCCTGGCCGCCGCCGGCTTCTGGTGGTTCCTCGCCCCCGCTCCGGACGGCCAGGTGCTCCTGCTGGTCGTGATCGCGGCGATGACGGTCGAAATGGCGTTGGGATTTGCCGTGGCGACACTGTTGCACCGGTCCCAGCAGACGGACATGACGGACATGGCCAAGGAGCTCTCCGAATGA
- a CDS encoding DUF305 domain-containing protein translates to MKTQKYLALSATAVAAAIALGGCASVSNGTSAPVNSMNGMDHGSASGSAPASSTPPAAADHNAADTMFTQGMIPHHQQAVEMSDLMLGKKDVPAPVKDLATRIKATQGPEIATMTGWLKTWNESATMAPGHTMEGMMGDDDLTRLKAAQGTEAAKLFLTQMIAHHQGAVTMAKTEIADGKNADAVALAKSIVTAQESEIKDMQALLPTL, encoded by the coding sequence ATGAAAACCCAGAAGTACCTTGCCCTGTCTGCCACCGCCGTCGCCGCGGCCATTGCCCTCGGCGGCTGCGCATCCGTCTCCAACGGGACCTCCGCCCCGGTGAATTCCATGAACGGCATGGACCACGGGAGCGCGTCCGGCAGTGCACCCGCCAGTAGCACCCCTCCCGCCGCCGCGGACCACAACGCCGCGGACACAATGTTCACCCAGGGCATGATCCCGCACCACCAGCAGGCTGTGGAGATGAGCGACCTGATGCTGGGCAAGAAAGACGTCCCCGCGCCGGTGAAGGACCTCGCCACCAGGATCAAGGCAACCCAGGGCCCGGAGATCGCCACCATGACCGGCTGGCTCAAGACTTGGAACGAATCCGCGACCATGGCCCCCGGCCACACCATGGAGGGCATGATGGGCGACGACGACCTCACCCGCCTGAAGGCCGCCCAGGGCACGGAGGCGGCGAAGCTGTTCCTGACCCAGATGATCGCCCACCACCAGGGTGCTGTCACGATGGCCAAGACCGAGATTGCTGATGGTAAGAACGCCGACGCGGTGGCGCTGGCCAAGAGCATCGTCACGGCCCAGGAATCCGAGATCAAGGACATGCAGGCCCTGCTGCCGACCCTCTAG
- a CDS encoding sulfocyanin-like copper-binding protein, with the protein MSGLSRRGQNLVAAAAVVLLTVLSLLAVGLLGNPAGPGGGGRLVAGCTVPRLAGTEVNVTLTNMGGPVMRPRNGMMGGAMRLTADRGAVARGTVSFLVTNAGSISHEMVILPLPENQVPGTRPVGPDGTIDESGSLGEASGTCTEGSGEGILPGTSGWVTLTLPPGRYELACNLPGHYAAGMYTQLTVT; encoded by the coding sequence GTGAGCGGACTCTCACGGCGGGGCCAGAACCTCGTGGCTGCCGCCGCCGTCGTCCTCCTGACTGTGCTGTCCCTGCTGGCCGTCGGGCTCCTGGGCAATCCCGCCGGTCCGGGCGGCGGCGGGCGGCTCGTGGCCGGGTGCACCGTCCCCCGCCTGGCCGGAACCGAGGTCAACGTCACCCTGACCAACATGGGCGGACCGGTCATGCGCCCCCGGAACGGCATGATGGGCGGGGCGATGCGTCTAACGGCCGACCGCGGCGCGGTCGCGCGCGGCACCGTCTCCTTCCTGGTGACCAACGCCGGGAGCATCAGCCACGAGATGGTGATCCTGCCCTTGCCCGAAAACCAGGTTCCCGGCACCCGTCCTGTCGGGCCGGATGGCACCATCGACGAAAGCGGCAGCCTCGGGGAGGCCTCCGGGACCTGCACGGAAGGCTCCGGCGAGGGGATCCTGCCGGGCACCTCGGGCTGGGTGACTCTCACGTTGCCGCCGGGCCGGTACGAGCTGGCCTGCAACCTCCCCGGTCACTATGCGGCCGGTATGTACACCCAGCTCACCGTGACCTGA
- a CDS encoding Mov34/MPN/PAD-1 family protein, whose protein sequence is MRGPQLTEYIWFPVPVLSDLVEQARLYAPAETGGILVGHYTVTKPNGQRDAVVTDVIGPGPAATRSRIAFEPDTEWQTAELSRVYALRDRRVSYLGDWHTHPTGQPVPSLRDLKTLETIAAHTAARCPEPFMAILGKEGMEQDWNIAVCQHEALGRIRNIIPRTIRGF, encoded by the coding sequence ATGCGCGGGCCACAGTTGACCGAATACATCTGGTTTCCAGTGCCGGTGCTATCGGATCTGGTAGAACAAGCCCGGCTGTATGCTCCTGCGGAGACCGGAGGGATCCTTGTGGGCCACTACACCGTAACTAAGCCCAATGGACAGCGCGATGCGGTCGTAACTGACGTCATAGGACCGGGGCCAGCAGCCACAAGGTCCCGAATTGCATTTGAACCGGACACGGAGTGGCAAACAGCCGAACTCTCCAGAGTGTATGCCTTACGGGACCGCCGCGTTTCCTATCTGGGAGACTGGCACACACACCCGACCGGGCAACCTGTACCGAGTCTTCGAGACCTGAAAACCCTCGAAACGATAGCCGCTCACACTGCGGCGCGGTGCCCCGAACCCTTCATGGCCATCCTCGGGAAAGAAGGGATGGAGCAGGATTGGAATATCGCTGTGTGCCAGCACGAGGCTTTGGGGCGGATACGGAACATCATCCCAAGGACTATCCGCGGGTTTTAG
- a CDS encoding multicopper oxidase family protein — MNPRLNRRSFLGLSVSAAAAAALAACSSTPPSADGPRRIMPGDPAIAELEAGRAFTGTTVSQNLTAAPISASVAGKTVSTWGYNNGLVAPTIRAKAGDRLRVALKNNLPDPTSIHWHGLALRNDQDGVPHVTQDAVASNADYSYDFRIAHPGTYWYHSHVEMQRERGLYGALIVDDPAEKLVYDRDWVIVLDDWLDGVTGTPDEVLKEVSGGMGMGGGSMPGMDHGSMGGSMGSTPSPSPGSGTHMLMGSRSDFLGGDAGDVRYPYHLFNGKAPDQAEEFTAKAGEIIRLRIINAAGDTAYRVGIPGRKLTLTHTDGFPVVHKDVDAVVLGMGERIDALVTVGDGYSPVLALPEGKTGQSVGFISTGTGKRPVPATLPIALDGDVVDGGQLKADPSVALPSKTPDRTHVLKLTGGMMKYDWGINGRRFDMNDPLRDAFDIRRGERVEVQFVNETTMWHPMHLHGHTFQVGRDGARKDTVIVRAGQTVTVVFDADNPGQWLTHCHNAYHAERGMMGVISYVA; from the coding sequence ATGAATCCCCGTCTCAACCGGCGCAGTTTCCTCGGCCTCTCGGTATCGGCGGCTGCGGCCGCGGCGCTGGCTGCCTGCAGCAGCACGCCTCCCTCCGCGGACGGCCCGCGGAGGATCATGCCCGGCGATCCGGCCATTGCCGAGCTGGAGGCCGGCCGGGCCTTCACCGGCACCACCGTCAGCCAGAACCTCACCGCGGCACCGATATCGGCCTCGGTCGCCGGCAAGACCGTGTCCACCTGGGGGTACAACAACGGTCTGGTCGCGCCCACCATCCGGGCGAAGGCCGGCGACAGGCTCCGCGTGGCGCTCAAGAACAACCTTCCGGACCCCACCAGCATCCACTGGCACGGTCTGGCGCTGCGGAACGACCAGGACGGCGTACCCCACGTCACCCAGGATGCCGTCGCCTCGAACGCCGACTATTCCTACGATTTCCGGATCGCCCACCCGGGCACCTACTGGTATCACTCGCATGTCGAAATGCAGCGCGAACGCGGGCTCTACGGCGCCCTCATCGTCGACGACCCGGCCGAGAAACTGGTCTACGACCGGGATTGGGTCATTGTCCTTGACGACTGGCTGGACGGCGTCACGGGCACCCCCGACGAGGTCCTCAAGGAGGTCTCCGGCGGCATGGGTATGGGCGGCGGCTCCATGCCCGGAATGGATCATGGTTCGATGGGCGGATCCATGGGTTCAACGCCCTCTCCGTCGCCCGGGTCCGGAACGCACATGTTGATGGGTTCACGCAGTGACTTCCTGGGCGGCGACGCCGGCGACGTCCGTTACCCGTACCACCTGTTCAACGGCAAGGCTCCCGATCAGGCAGAGGAATTCACGGCCAAGGCCGGCGAGATTATCCGGCTGAGGATCATCAACGCGGCCGGGGACACTGCTTACCGGGTCGGCATCCCCGGCCGGAAGCTCACCCTCACCCACACGGACGGCTTCCCTGTAGTGCACAAGGACGTCGACGCCGTGGTCCTCGGCATGGGCGAACGCATTGATGCCCTGGTCACGGTGGGCGACGGCTACAGCCCGGTCCTGGCCTTGCCCGAGGGCAAAACCGGCCAGTCGGTCGGTTTCATCAGCACGGGAACGGGCAAGCGGCCGGTGCCGGCGACGCTCCCCATCGCACTCGACGGCGATGTGGTGGACGGCGGCCAACTGAAGGCGGACCCGTCGGTCGCCCTGCCGTCAAAGACCCCGGACAGGACCCACGTTCTCAAGCTCACGGGCGGGATGATGAAGTACGACTGGGGCATCAACGGCCGGCGGTTCGACATGAACGACCCCCTCCGCGACGCGTTCGATATTAGGCGCGGCGAGCGGGTTGAAGTGCAGTTCGTCAACGAGACCACCATGTGGCACCCCATGCACCTCCACGGCCACACCTTCCAGGTGGGGCGCGACGGTGCCCGCAAGGACACGGTAATCGTCAGGGCGGGTCAGACCGTTACGGTGGTTTTTGATGCGGACAACCCGGGCCAGTGGCTGACGCACTGCCACAACGCCTACCACGCCGAGCGCGGCATGATGGGTGTGATCTCCTACGTGGCCTGA
- a CDS encoding NADH-quinone oxidoreductase subunit J, with the protein MLTTVIFAALALIAVAAGIAVFRTDSMARATYALAVSFVAVGAMMLQFGLDYIGVVTILMMVMEMAIMAIFMVMFMGMNPALMPMDMVHNKRGSLLISSGVFAVLAAGALLVPWPARRGAPAVDLTASLGEAIMGNKMLVMLTVSPVLFATLVSAVVLANPRGRYRQYPPPLAAPGDADGGAENGSAENGGAGPQGHGHHGGGH; encoded by the coding sequence ATGCTGACTACCGTTATTTTTGCCGCACTTGCCCTGATCGCCGTAGCCGCCGGCATCGCCGTGTTCCGCACGGATTCCATGGCGCGGGCCACCTACGCGCTGGCCGTGTCCTTCGTCGCCGTGGGCGCCATGATGCTGCAGTTCGGCCTGGACTACATCGGTGTGGTGACGATCCTGATGATGGTGATGGAGATGGCCATCATGGCCATTTTCATGGTCATGTTCATGGGGATGAATCCGGCCCTGATGCCCATGGACATGGTGCACAACAAACGGGGTTCCCTCCTGATCTCCAGCGGCGTCTTCGCGGTGCTCGCCGCCGGGGCCCTCCTGGTTCCCTGGCCGGCCCGCCGCGGCGCCCCTGCCGTGGACCTCACCGCCTCGCTGGGCGAGGCGATCATGGGCAATAAGATGCTCGTGATGCTGACGGTGAGCCCGGTGCTGTTCGCCACCCTCGTCTCCGCCGTGGTCCTCGCCAATCCCCGCGGCCGTTACCGGCAGTATCCCCCGCCCCTGGCTGCCCCCGGGGATGCCGACGGCGGCGCGGAGAACGGCAGCGCGGAGAACGGCGGCGCCGGACCTCAGGGCCATGGACACCATGGAGGTGGGCACTGA
- a CDS encoding complex I subunit 1 family protein, which translates to MSGVVQVAPVWAVAAVLLTVLAGVAGAVFEAVVQARSDGRWGGLLAPVAETARLLRQPRRSLVSADVLLWRIGTAGLPVIAVLMAAVLPFGSWVIADLPVGLVWFNAMDVMVWAAVWLAGWGPNSAHAMIGGYRFLGLALGYELPLMFALTAPAVAAGSLRMADIVAGQETLWYVAWMPVAFVVFCAAVLAFSLHRPFDAPAGSDIAGGVLAEAAGVDRLLLLAGRHMLLAVGSGFAVALFLGGGAGPFLPGWAWFLTKTLVLLGVLLVVRRRLAPLRPDQLMAPAWLVALPAVLLQLAIVAVVAVARG; encoded by the coding sequence GTGAGCGGCGTCGTACAGGTGGCCCCGGTCTGGGCCGTGGCGGCGGTGCTCCTGACTGTGCTGGCGGGCGTTGCCGGGGCGGTCTTCGAGGCCGTGGTGCAGGCGCGCTCGGACGGCCGCTGGGGCGGGCTGCTGGCGCCTGTCGCGGAAACGGCGCGGCTCCTTCGGCAACCGCGCCGGTCCTTGGTCTCGGCCGATGTCCTGTTGTGGCGGATCGGGACGGCAGGTCTGCCGGTCATCGCCGTGCTGATGGCCGCGGTCCTGCCGTTCGGGTCCTGGGTTATCGCGGACCTACCGGTCGGGCTGGTCTGGTTCAACGCCATGGACGTCATGGTGTGGGCTGCGGTCTGGCTGGCAGGGTGGGGGCCCAACTCCGCCCACGCGATGATCGGCGGCTACCGCTTCCTCGGGTTGGCCCTCGGGTACGAGCTGCCGCTGATGTTCGCCCTGACCGCGCCGGCGGTCGCGGCAGGAAGCCTGCGCATGGCGGACATCGTCGCGGGCCAGGAAACGCTCTGGTACGTGGCCTGGATGCCCGTCGCGTTCGTGGTTTTCTGCGCCGCGGTGCTGGCCTTTTCGCTGCACCGGCCGTTCGACGCACCGGCCGGGTCGGACATCGCCGGAGGGGTGCTGGCCGAGGCCGCCGGCGTGGACCGTCTTCTGCTGCTCGCCGGCCGGCACATGCTGCTGGCTGTCGGTTCGGGCTTCGCCGTCGCCCTGTTCCTGGGCGGCGGCGCGGGACCGTTCCTCCCCGGCTGGGCCTGGTTCCTAACGAAAACGCTGGTGCTGCTGGGCGTGCTCCTGGTCGTCCGCCGGCGCCTGGCTCCGCTCAGGCCCGACCAGCTGATGGCCCCGGCCTGGCTCGTGGCGCTGCCGGCCGTGCTCCTCCAGCTTGCCATCGTCGCCGTCGTCGCTGTTGCGAGAGGTTGA
- a CDS encoding NADH-quinone oxidoreductase subunit A, with translation MYWGILSMLGLVLAGVGGLYAFAKLTAVARNPLISRPFLSGWIPDQHALSRYHARYYPVTLVFLAFDVEMLFMYPWAAVVGRLGAGAVIEMFVFLGVLMAGVVWAWREGAFKWV, from the coding sequence ATGTACTGGGGAATCCTGAGCATGCTGGGGCTGGTCCTGGCAGGAGTAGGAGGCTTGTATGCCTTCGCCAAACTCACCGCCGTCGCGCGCAATCCGCTGATCAGCCGCCCGTTCCTCAGCGGCTGGATCCCCGACCAGCACGCGCTCTCCCGCTATCACGCCCGCTACTACCCCGTGACTCTGGTGTTTCTGGCCTTCGATGTCGAAATGCTCTTCATGTACCCGTGGGCGGCAGTGGTGGGCCGACTTGGAGCGGGGGCCGTGATCGAGATGTTTGTCTTCCTCGGAGTGCTGATGGCCGGCGTGGTCTGGGCCTGGCGGGAAGGGGCGTTCAAGTGGGTCTAA
- a CDS encoding F510_1955 family glycosylhydrolase encodes MSVLRKPRKRPTAMVSAAVAITFLLPACSPALPSPPIAGSPLNNALPDAHVHGLSADPASGQLLLATHEGLFDVTSRPAVKIGPTNDLMGYATAGEPEVLFASGHPGPGTAAPDPLGLIKSTDGGKTWQPLSRQGESDFHALTVTGSGLVAFDGTLRTSTDGTSWKAVGVDFHPAALAGHPGSATVLATAQDGLRRSTDGGATWTKVPGAPVIQFAAFASVQTAVGVAPDGTVYRSDNGGATWKAAGKPTGPVQAVAANQSSDGKLRIWVATAQGLETSADGGQTFSAYDPAGAGPGSTAVTR; translated from the coding sequence ATGTCTGTGCTTCGCAAACCCCGGAAACGCCCGACAGCAATGGTCTCGGCGGCCGTCGCCATAACCTTCCTGCTTCCAGCCTGCAGCCCCGCTCTGCCGTCCCCGCCCATCGCGGGCTCCCCGCTGAACAATGCACTTCCCGACGCCCACGTCCATGGGCTCAGCGCTGATCCCGCCTCCGGGCAACTGCTCCTGGCTACCCATGAGGGCCTGTTCGACGTCACCAGCAGGCCGGCCGTGAAGATCGGACCAACAAATGACCTGATGGGCTACGCCACGGCCGGTGAACCGGAAGTTCTCTTTGCCTCCGGCCATCCCGGTCCCGGCACCGCGGCACCCGATCCCCTCGGCCTCATCAAGAGCACCGACGGCGGGAAGACGTGGCAACCCCTCTCACGTCAGGGTGAGTCAGACTTCCACGCACTCACCGTGACGGGATCCGGGCTCGTAGCCTTCGACGGCACCCTGCGGACCAGCACGGACGGCACCTCGTGGAAAGCCGTCGGGGTGGATTTCCACCCCGCAGCGCTGGCTGGCCACCCCGGCAGCGCGACAGTCCTCGCCACCGCCCAGGACGGGCTGCGGCGTTCAACCGATGGCGGCGCCACCTGGACGAAGGTCCCCGGCGCCCCCGTCATCCAGTTCGCCGCCTTTGCCAGCGTCCAGACCGCCGTCGGCGTCGCCCCGGACGGCACCGTCTACCGCTCGGACAACGGCGGAGCGACCTGGAAGGCCGCAGGCAAGCCGACAGGCCCTGTCCAGGCGGTCGCCGCAAACCAGAGCAGCGACGGAAAGCTCCGCATCTGGGTGGCCACAGCGCAAGGGTTGGAGACCTCGGCAGACGGCGGCCAGACTTTTTCCGCCTACGATCCCGCCGGTGCGGGCCCAGGCTCGACGGCGGTGACCCGGTGA